Proteins from a genomic interval of Zingiber officinale cultivar Zhangliang chromosome 1B, Zo_v1.1, whole genome shotgun sequence:
- the LOC121970352 gene encoding uncharacterized protein At2g39795, mitochondrial-like, producing the protein MAFSAAFRRATYAAARFTVRSLSSSPHTRLLTVGHPLSLRNAISERIALPHPRAAFFSSNAMKPTSDVNLLRVIDSEIKCAKESEDHDRVEEIPVGFPFEIQDDKGMNTVTLKRNYHGESVEVIVSMPSLVTGEEPDNQPDNDEEDDDQEERPSQSSIPLTVIVSKGKGPSLEFSCAAYPDEVTIDSMSVRENKESDDEMLAYEGPDFNDLDENLQKAFHKYLEIRGISPLTTNFLHEYMINKDGREYLLWLNNLKQFIQK; encoded by the exons ATGGCCTTCTCTGCAGCCTTCCGCCGTGCCACTTATGCTGCTGCTCGTTTCACTGTCCGCTCTCTTTCTAGCAGTCCGCACACTCGCCTCTTGACTGTTGGTCATCCACTGTCTCTGAGGAATGCCATCTCAGAGAGAATTGCTTTGCCTCATCCTCGCGCTGCATTTTTCTCTTCTAATGCAATGAAGCCAACCTCCGATGTGAACCTCCTCCGTGTTATTGATTCGGAGATAAAGTGCGCTAAGGAGTCTGAAGATCATGATCGG GTGGAGGAGATACCTGTTGGCTTTCCTTTTGAGATCCAAGATGACAAGGGAATGAACACTGTTACTCTGAAAAGAAACTATCATGGAGAGAGTGTCGAGGTCATAGTTTCCATGCCTAGCCTTGTCACCGGCGAGGAACCAGATAATCAACCTGACAATGACGAAGAAGATGATGATCAAGAGGAGAGGCCTAGTCAATCTAGCATCCCTCTCACCGTAATTGTATCAAAAGGAAAGGGGCCAAGTTTGGAGTTCTCGTGTGCTGCCTATCCTGACGAAGTTACCATTGATAGCATGTCTGTAAGAGAAAACAAAGAATCTGATGATGAGATGCTTGCATACGAAGGACCTGATTTCAA TGATCTGGATGAGAATCTGCAGAAAGCTTTCCACAAGTATCTAGAGATAAGAGGAATTTCTCCCTTGACAACCAACTTTCTGCATGAATACATGATCAATAAAGACGGCCGTGAGTACCTGCTGTGGTTGAACAATTTGAAGCAGTTTATCCAAAAGTAG